In Hippocampus zosterae strain Florida chromosome 3, ASM2543408v3, whole genome shotgun sequence, a genomic segment contains:
- the sv2 gene encoding synaptic vesicle glycoprotein 2C isoform X1: protein MPGNTSTGDQEPLLTSKRRLTDESDSDEGETLFERRTLIIPHDADEGARARLSYEEAVEAAGFGWFHWLLLLVCGWANASDAVEILCVSFLLPSARCDLLLSSSDMGLLTASIFLGMMVGGYVWGYLADRRGRRNVLVVSLSVNGLFGALASAAPWFWLFLLLRFISGVGVGGSIPVIFSYFAEFMPRLRRGMMISALATFWMAGNFLAAGLAWLVIPRTWMHFSVGRLNFQSWRVFVVLCSVPSVTSAAIFRLVMPESPKFLMEAGREREAVHVFRQMFRLNMLGKGEALPVSPKGKNGCTSDFSEFSLHVNIKQTAHETETRQPSAQLAATLKKALMPLRQMFDGNLRSRSVVLLIIFYCISFGYYGLWMWFPELFSRAEAGSSPCANMSAPSQQHTNSCSPVKTVVYEESFLIAAANLPGNIFTILVVDNIGAKPLLSVSLLVSSLSVFLIYVVQSKSQSLLLSCLFSGVSVIAWNALDVVGTELFPTQLRSSALGVFTGAGRVGAIMGNVVFGNMLDSGCAVPILLVSVMLMSAGVSALFLPHTRQMELA, encoded by the exons ATGCCTGGTAACACTTCCACCGGTGATCAAGAGCCGCTTCTCACTTCAAAACGTCGGTTGACTGACGAGTCGGATTCTGACGAAG GTGAAACCTTATTTGAGAGGAGGACTTTAATCATACCGCACGATGCCGACGAGGGGGCGCGCGCCAGGTTGTCATACGAGGAAGCAGTCGAGGCGGCAG GCTTCGGCTGGTTCCACTGGCTGCTGCTGCTAGTTTGCGGTTGGGCCAACGCCAGCGATGCGGTGGAGATCCTCTGCGTGTCCTTCCTGCTGCCCTCGGCCCGCTGCGACCTCCTGCTCAGCTCCTCCGACATGGGCCTGCTCACCGCCTCCATTTTCCTCG GCATGATGGTGGGCGGCTACGTGTGGGGATATTTGGCCGACCGTAGGGGGCGACGCAACGTCTTGGTGGTCTCCCTGTCGGTCAACGGCCTCTTCGGGGCTCTGGCCAGCGCGGCGCCGTGGTTCTGGCTCTTCCTGCTGCTCAGGTTCATCAGCGGCGTCGG GGTCGGCGGCTCCATTCCCGTCATCTTTTCCTACTTTGCCGAATTTATGCCGCGACTGAGGCGAGGCATGATGATCAGCGCTCTGGCCACCTTCTGGATGGCGGGCAACTTTCTGGCTGCAG GTCTGGCCTGGTTGGTGATCCCCAGAACCTGGATGCATTTCTCCGTGGGCCGACTGAACTTCCAGAGCTGGCGAGTGTTCGTGGTGCTCTGCTCCGTCCCGAGCGTCACGTCAGCGGCCATCTTCAGGCTCGTCATGCCCGAGAGCCCCAAGTTCCTCATGGAG gCCGGCCGTGAGCGCGAGGCCGTCCACGTCTTCCGCCAGATGTTCCGACTGAACATGCTTGGGAAAGGAGAAGCTCTCCCTGTAAGTCCAAAAGGCAAAAATGGCTGCACTTCCGATTTTTCG GAGTTTTCCTTGCACGTGAACATCAAACAAACAGCGCACGAAACCGAAACTCGACAGCCGTCTGCACAACTCGCTGCTACTCTGAAAAAG GCTCTGATGCCACTCCGGCAGATGTTCGATGGGAACCTCAGATCCAGAAGCGTGGTGCTGCTCATCATTTTCTACTGCATTTCCTTTGG CTACTACGGGCTGTGGATGTGGTTCCCCGAGCTTTTTTCCCGAGCGGAGGCCGGCAGCTCACCGTGTGCCAACATGTCCGCCCCGTCCCAACAGCACACCAACAGCTGCTCCCCCGTCAAGACCGTGG TCTACGAGGAGAGCTTCTTGATCGCCGCAGCCAACCTTCCCGGCAACATCTTCACCATCCTGGTGGTGGACAACATTGGAGCCAAGCCGCTGCTCT CGGTCAGCCTGCTGGTGTCCAGCCTGAGCGTCTTCCTCATCTATGTGGTGCAGAGCAAAAGCCAAAGTCTGCTGCTGTCCTGCTTGTTCAGCGGCGTGTCGGTCATCGCCTGGAACGCTCTGGATGTGGTGGGCACCGAGCTCTTCCCCACGCAGCTACG TTCGTCGGCGCTGGGCGTTTTCACGGGTGCGGGCCGAGTAGGGGCCATCATGGGGAACGTGGTCTTCGGTAACATGCTGGACTCGGGCTGCGCCGTCCCCATCCTGCTTGTGTCGGTCATGCTGATGTCCGCTGGTGTGTCGGCGCTCTTCCTTCCGCACACCAGACAGATGGAACTTGCCTaa
- the sv2 gene encoding synaptic vesicle glycoprotein 2C isoform X2 has product MPGNTSTGDQEPLLTSKRRLTDESDSDEGETLFERRTLIIPHDADEGARARLSYEEAVEAAGFGWFHWLLLLVCGWANASDAVEILCVSFLLPSARCDLLLSSSDMGLLTASIFLGMMVGGYVWGYLADRRGRRNVLVVSLSVNGLFGALASAAPWFWLFLLLRFISGVGVGGSIPVIFSYFAEFMPRLRRGMMISALATFWMAGNFLAAGLAWLVIPRTWMHFSVGRLNFQSWRVFVVLCSVPSVTSAAIFRLVMPESPKFLMEAGREREAVHVFRQMFRLNMLGKGEALPEFSLHVNIKQTAHETETRQPSAQLAATLKKALMPLRQMFDGNLRSRSVVLLIIFYCISFGYYGLWMWFPELFSRAEAGSSPCANMSAPSQQHTNSCSPVKTVVYEESFLIAAANLPGNIFTILVVDNIGAKPLLSVSLLVSSLSVFLIYVVQSKSQSLLLSCLFSGVSVIAWNALDVVGTELFPTQLRSSALGVFTGAGRVGAIMGNVVFGNMLDSGCAVPILLVSVMLMSAGVSALFLPHTRQMELA; this is encoded by the exons ATGCCTGGTAACACTTCCACCGGTGATCAAGAGCCGCTTCTCACTTCAAAACGTCGGTTGACTGACGAGTCGGATTCTGACGAAG GTGAAACCTTATTTGAGAGGAGGACTTTAATCATACCGCACGATGCCGACGAGGGGGCGCGCGCCAGGTTGTCATACGAGGAAGCAGTCGAGGCGGCAG GCTTCGGCTGGTTCCACTGGCTGCTGCTGCTAGTTTGCGGTTGGGCCAACGCCAGCGATGCGGTGGAGATCCTCTGCGTGTCCTTCCTGCTGCCCTCGGCCCGCTGCGACCTCCTGCTCAGCTCCTCCGACATGGGCCTGCTCACCGCCTCCATTTTCCTCG GCATGATGGTGGGCGGCTACGTGTGGGGATATTTGGCCGACCGTAGGGGGCGACGCAACGTCTTGGTGGTCTCCCTGTCGGTCAACGGCCTCTTCGGGGCTCTGGCCAGCGCGGCGCCGTGGTTCTGGCTCTTCCTGCTGCTCAGGTTCATCAGCGGCGTCGG GGTCGGCGGCTCCATTCCCGTCATCTTTTCCTACTTTGCCGAATTTATGCCGCGACTGAGGCGAGGCATGATGATCAGCGCTCTGGCCACCTTCTGGATGGCGGGCAACTTTCTGGCTGCAG GTCTGGCCTGGTTGGTGATCCCCAGAACCTGGATGCATTTCTCCGTGGGCCGACTGAACTTCCAGAGCTGGCGAGTGTTCGTGGTGCTCTGCTCCGTCCCGAGCGTCACGTCAGCGGCCATCTTCAGGCTCGTCATGCCCGAGAGCCCCAAGTTCCTCATGGAG gCCGGCCGTGAGCGCGAGGCCGTCCACGTCTTCCGCCAGATGTTCCGACTGAACATGCTTGGGAAAGGAGAAGCTCTCCCT GAGTTTTCCTTGCACGTGAACATCAAACAAACAGCGCACGAAACCGAAACTCGACAGCCGTCTGCACAACTCGCTGCTACTCTGAAAAAG GCTCTGATGCCACTCCGGCAGATGTTCGATGGGAACCTCAGATCCAGAAGCGTGGTGCTGCTCATCATTTTCTACTGCATTTCCTTTGG CTACTACGGGCTGTGGATGTGGTTCCCCGAGCTTTTTTCCCGAGCGGAGGCCGGCAGCTCACCGTGTGCCAACATGTCCGCCCCGTCCCAACAGCACACCAACAGCTGCTCCCCCGTCAAGACCGTGG TCTACGAGGAGAGCTTCTTGATCGCCGCAGCCAACCTTCCCGGCAACATCTTCACCATCCTGGTGGTGGACAACATTGGAGCCAAGCCGCTGCTCT CGGTCAGCCTGCTGGTGTCCAGCCTGAGCGTCTTCCTCATCTATGTGGTGCAGAGCAAAAGCCAAAGTCTGCTGCTGTCCTGCTTGTTCAGCGGCGTGTCGGTCATCGCCTGGAACGCTCTGGATGTGGTGGGCACCGAGCTCTTCCCCACGCAGCTACG TTCGTCGGCGCTGGGCGTTTTCACGGGTGCGGGCCGAGTAGGGGCCATCATGGGGAACGTGGTCTTCGGTAACATGCTGGACTCGGGCTGCGCCGTCCCCATCCTGCTTGTGTCGGTCATGCTGATGTCCGCTGGTGTGTCGGCGCTCTTCCTTCCGCACACCAGACAGATGGAACTTGCCTaa
- the LOC127598011 gene encoding sorting nexin-1-like, with amino-acid sequence MATSSERSPPPFPDAGDPAGRGSDEDDGDDLFVSVSNSSLSETAATVSQHSDDLVTPPSDATADLSSEPISSGLGSKTPSDNLMSPPSDAMSDPISSGSESKTPSEPSDDFDDLAGNWMTPTASVESGGGKGASENQLRDEFVDILGNETEAPTRDVAVESAGESGPDEVGDAKEEVKETALLLDIGSSADLAPRQPSKIVDPLADLFDDPPPAAAPKQSAGADLFEDQGGDLFADPPLIKTAKPPQKSLFGEPDEDLFGEPLGAKKKPAGGELRDEPPADKSASRHGGKVGGAPPPQLNRADIFAEEALAPGHSAQRTNGVHGEVGADIFAEATVELSLDSPQSERKKAGATPATGTAAAGSKPSTSAPAAKQATAALEELEEEESSELEDKFDITVSITDPEKIGDGMTAYMAYKVSTRTTLGMFRNKTFTVRRRFSDFLGLYEKLSEKHGPNGFIVPPPPEKSILGMTKMKVGKEDSSSADFVERRRGALERYLQRVVTHPSLLQDPDVREFLERDELPRAVSTQALSGAGFLKMINKATDAVSKMTIKMNESDAWFEEKLQEVESADQQFRKLHALVESLVLHRKELSTNTASFAKSAAMLGSAEDNTALSRALSQLAEVEDKMEQLHQQQAANDTFGFAELIADFIRLLGAVRGSFDHRMKSWQRWQDAQSTLQKKREAEAKLQWANKPDKLQLAKEEIAEWEAKVTQFERDFDRVSATVRREVLRFEKEKARNFKRQIINYLENLLKSQQQMIKYWEAFLPEAKAIA; translated from the exons ATGGCGACCAGCTCGGAGCGCAGTCCTCCTCCGTTCCCCGACGCCGGAGACCCCGCGGGCCGAGGCAGCGATGAAGACGACGGAGACGACCTCTTCGTGAGTGTG AGCAACTCCTCCCTGAGTGAGACGGCGGCGACGGTCAGTCAGCACAGTGACGATTTGGTGACTCCGCCCAGCGACGCCACGGCAGACCTGTCGAGTGAACCCATCAGTAGCGGCTTGGGATCCAAAACGCCCAGCGACAATTTGATGTCGCCTCCCAGCGACGCCATGAGCGACCCCATCAGCAGCGGGTCCGAGTCCAAAACGCCCAGCGAGCCCTCCGACGACTTTGACGATCTGGCGGGCAACTGGATGACTCCGACCGCCTCCGTCGAATCCGGAGGTGGAAAGGGAGCAAGTGAAAACCAACTCCgggatgagtttgttgacatacTGGGAAACGAAACTGAAGCGCCGACCCGGGACGTGGCGGTTGAGAGCGCGGGAGAAAGTGGGCCCGATGAGGTCGGCGACGCAAAAGAGGAAGTCAAAGAAACCGCTCTGCTTTTAGATATCGGTTCCTCGGCAGATCTCGCCCCGCGCCAGCCGAGTAAAATAGTCGACCCTCTGGCCGACCTCTTTGACGATCCTCCGCCAGCTGCGGCCCCGAAGCAAAGCGCCGGCGCCGACCTGTTTGAAGACCAAGGCGGCGACTTGTTCGCCGACCCGCCACTGATCAAAACCGCCAAGCCGCCTCAGAAGAGCCTCTTCGGCGAGCCCGACGAGGATCTGTTCGGCGAACCGCTTGGCGCCAAGAAGAAGCCCGCCGGCGGCGAGCTGCGGGACGAGCCCCCGGCAGACAAATCGGCGAGCCGTCACGGCGGCAAAGTGGGCGGAGCTCCCCCGCCGCAGCTGAACCGCGCCGACATCTTCGCCGAAGAAGCCCTCGCCCCCGGCCACTCCGCTCAAAGGACAAACGGAGTCCACGGAGAAGTCGGCGCTGATATCTTTGCAG AAGCCACAGTGGAGCTCTCCCTAGACAGTCCGCAAAGCGAAAGGAAGAAGGCGGGGGCCACTCCCGCCACCggcaccgccgccgccggcagCAAACCTTCCACGTCGGCTCCAGCCGCCAAGCAAGCGACGGCTGCGCTGGAGGAA CTGGAAGAAGAGGAGTCGTCGGAGCTGGAAGACAAATTTGACATCACCGTCTCCATTACCGACCCAGAAAAAATAG GGGACGGCATGACCGCCTACATGGCCTACAAAGTGTCCACTCGG aCCACACTCGGCATGTTCCGCAACAAGACGTTCACGGTGCGCCGACGCTTCAGCGACTTCTTGGGCCTGTACGAGAAGCTCTCGGAGAAGCACGGCCCCAACGGCTTCATCGTGCCCCCGCCGCCCGAGAAGAGCATCCTCG GTATGACCAAGATGAAGGTGGGGAAAGAGGACTCGTCGTCGGCGGACTTTGTCGAGAGGAGGAGAGGCGCCCTGGAGAG GTACCTTCAGAGGGTGGTCACTCACCCCTCGCTTCTCCAAGACCCCGACGTGCGAGAGTTCCTGGAGAGAGACGAG TTGCCCCGCGCGGTGAGCACGCAGGCCCTGAGCGGCGCCGGCTTCCTGAAAATGATCAACAAGGCGACCGACGCCGTCAGCAAAATGACCATCAAGATGAACGAGTCGGACGCG TGGTTTGAGGAAAAGCTGCAGGAGGTGGAGTCTGCGGACCAACAGTTCAGGAAGCTCCACGCGCTGGTGGAGTCGCTGGTCCTTCACAGGAAAG AGCTTTCCACGAACACGGCGAGCTTCGCCAAGAGCGCCGCCATGCTCGGCAGCGCCGAGGACAACACGGCGCTGTCCCGGGCCCTCTCGCAGTTGGCCGAGGTGGAGGACAAGATGGAGCAGCTGCACCAGCAGCAGGCGGCCAACGACACTTTCGGCTTCGCCGAGCTCATCGCCGATTTCATCCGACTGCTCGGTGCCGTCAGG GGCTCGTTCGACCATCGCATGAAGTCGTGGCAGCGCTGGCAGGACGCGCAGAGCACGCTGCAGAAGAAGCGCGAGGCCGAGGCCAAGCTCCAGTGGGCCAACAAGCCCGACAAGCTGCAGCTGGCCAAAGAGGAGATCGCCGAG TGGGAGGCCAAAGTGACGCAGTTTGAGCGAGACTTTGACCGAGTGTCGGCCACCGTGCGCAGGGAAGTGCTGCGATTTGAG AAAGAAAAAGCCAGGAACTTCAAAAGGCAGATCATCAACTATCTGGAGAATCTGCTCAAGTCTCAGCAGCAG ATGATCAAGTACTGGGAGGCCTTCTTACCCGAGGCCAAAGCCATCGCCTGA